One genomic window of Saccharomyces cerevisiae S288C chromosome XII, complete sequence includes the following:
- the MEC3 gene encoding Mec3p (DNA damage and meiotic pachytene checkpoint protein; subunit of a heterotrimeric complex (Rad17p-Mec3p-Ddc1p) that forms a sliding clamp, loaded onto partial duplex DNA by a clamp loader complex; homolog of human and S. pombe Hus1): MKLKLIVNGCEAPDDYKLLRTTINTVASLRKTAILRFNSERLTIISTPKSSLNSSNNGTILRGDTGQLWCTIPHDVFRLYTVISARELNTITMECNCDSLLSVFKRYDRVMNQGSSSNMTIKLQSMPEWNTNNGTLSGGTAGGVDTTSKPNPICALGITFEEIVHTSGPNDAIVMNGGVDEHNGLPTTVGTGNLLASNKVIMHSFKVPVKLLFRAQDTRIQEPMINYIQLMMYKLPPISGEFGSAFHGFIRRVERYSNVNHIHLMGVKKKEHGNEGDDVELKIIVNELDWHLEICWNGPLDSVIQRQEGLTDNPSQNQHIDTDGRQEEGSLPIIEADKPMSSLYTNTRDREMEENIRYDEDLLRIEDSSIADTRGNIYTADTSGDTEFNDISVMVEKAEQESSSTHEVIIRCKDWKVCSKLYAAFEEVVLAISHDESCVFHCSLDRGSLEDSEDVEKPRERGQIIYYIARSKGL, encoded by the coding sequence atgaaattaaaattgATAGTAAATGGTTGTGAAGCACCTGATGATTATAAATTGCTAAGAACTACTATCAATACAGTTGCTTCGCTACGAAAGACGGCTATCTTAAGATTTAATAGTGAAAGATTGACAATAATATCCACTCCAAAATCATCACTCAACAGCAGTAACAACGGTACAATATTACGAGGGGATACTGGTCAGCTTTGGTGTACCATTCCTCATGATGTATTCAGATTATATACAGTTATATCAGCTCGCGAGCTCAATACAATAACAATGGAGTGTAATTGTGATTCTTTATTGAGTGTGTTTAAAAGGTATGATCGAGTAATGAACCAAGGATCTTCCTCTAATATGACTATAAAACTACAGTCAATGCCAGAATGGAATACAAATAACGGAACACTTTCAGGAGGAACAGCAGGAGGCGTAGATACAACCTCAAAACCGAACCCCATTTGTGCTCTAGGTATAACATTCGAAGAAATTGTACATACTAGCGGCCCAAATGACGCTATAGTTATGAATGGGGGAGTGGATGAGCACAATGGTTTACCAACCACAGTAGGCACAGGAAATCTACTCGCAAGCAATAAGGTTATCATGCATTCGTTCAAAGTACCTGTCAAACTATTATTCCGAGCACAAGATACGCGAATACAAGAGCCAATGATTAACTATATTCAACTGATGATGTACAAGCTGCCACCAATATCGGGCGAGTTTGGCTCCGCCTTCCACGGGTTTATTAGACGTGTTGAACGGTACAGTAATGTCAACCACATTCATTTAATGGgagtcaaaaaaaaggagcaTGGAAATGAAGGTGATGATGTAGAACTTAAGATAATTGTGAATGAATTAGATTGGCATTTGGAAATATGCTGGAATGGACCCTTAGACTCTGTGATACAACGCCAAGAAGGGCTCACTGACAATCCTTCCCAAAACCAGCACATCGACACAGACGGCCGGCAGGAGGAAGGATCTCTTCCGATTATCGAAGCGGATAAACCGATGTCTTCACTATATACCAATACTAGAGATCGAGagatggaagaaaatatccGCTACGATGAAGATTTATTAAGAATTGAGGATAGCTCGATCGCAGATACGCGGGGAAACATTTACACAGCTGATACTAGCGGTGATACTGAATTTAATGACATATCCGTTATGGTGGAAAAGGCTGAACAGGAAAGTTCGTCCACACATGAAGTAATCATCCGTTGCAAAGATTGGAAGGTGTGTTCCAAGTTATACGCTgcatttgaagaagttgttTTGGCGATTTCTCACGACGAATCCTGCGTATTCCACTGTTCGTTGGATCGTGGTAGCTTGGAAGATAGCGAAGATGTGGAAAAACCAAGGGAAAGAGGACAAATCATATATTATATAGCAAGATCGAAGGGCTTGTAA
- a CDS encoding uncharacterized protein (hypothetical protein; conserved across S. cerevisiae strains), producing MGSSRVIRHQASNYAQSAYQCHIKEPLLSLFGNEKQHSSGTTAAAAITFPQKLIIDQLTRKRKTKKKKIRKLGLHTSVFFFLRIVCMSSAASVFTGIRCVFMFRTNAK from the coding sequence ATGGGCAGTTCTCGCGTTATTCGTCATCAGGCAAGTAATTATGCCCAATCAGCTTACCAATGTCACATAAAGGAACCACTATTATCCCTTTTTGGTAATGAAAAACAACACTCTTCCGGTACGACAGCCGCTGCGGCAATTACTTTTCCCCAAAAGCTCATAATCGATCAATTAACGCGTAAAcgaaaaacaaaaaaaaaaaaaatacgtAAATTAGGTCTTCATACGagcgtttttttttttttgaggatcGTTTGCATGTCTAGCGCGGCAAGCGTGTTTACAGGCATTCGTTGTGTGTTCATGTTTAGAACAAATGCTAAGTGA
- the RPS30A gene encoding 40S ribosomal protein eS30 RPS30A (Protein component of the small (40S) ribosomal subunit; homologous to mammalian ribosomal protein S30, no bacterial homolog; RPS30A has a paralog, RPS30B, that arose from the whole genome duplication) translates to MAKVHGSLARAGKVKSQTPKVEKTEKPKKPKGRAYKRLLYTRRFVNVTLVNGKRRMNPGPSVQ, encoded by the exons ATG GCTAAAGTTCATGGTTCTCTAGCTCGTGCTGGTAAAGTCAAGTCTCAAACACCAAAGGTTGAAAAAACCGAAAAGCCAAAGAAGCCTAAGGGTCGTGCTTACAAAAGATTATTGTACACCAGAAGATTCGTTAACGTTACCTTGGTTAACGGTAAGAGAAGAATGAACCCAGGTCCATCCGTccaataa
- the GSP1 gene encoding Ran GTPase GSP1 (Ran GTPase; GTP binding protein (mammalian Ranp homolog) involved in the maintenance of nuclear organization, RNA processing and transport; regulated by Srm1p, Rna1p, Yrb1p, Yrb2p, Yrp4p, Yrb30p, Cse1p and Kap95p; GSP1 has a paralog, GSP2, that arose from the whole genome duplication): protein MSAPAANGEVPTFKLVLVGDGGTGKTTFVKRHLTGEFEKKYIATIGVEVHPLSFYTNFGEIKFDVWDTAGQEKFGGLRDGYYINAQCAIIMFDVTSRITYKNVPNWHRDLVRVCENIPIVLCGNKVDVKERKVKAKTITFHRKKNLQYYDISAKSNYNFEKPFLWLARKLAGNPQLEFVASPALAPPEVQVDEQLMQQYQQEMEQATALPLPDEDDADL from the coding sequence ATGTCTGCCCCAGCTGCTAACGGTGAAGTTCCAACATTCAAACTAGTTCTTGTCGGTGATGGTGGTACTGGTAAGACCACTTTTGTCAAGAGACATTTGACCGGTGAATTCGAAAAGAAGTACATCGCCACCATTGGTGTCGAAGTGCATCCTTTATCCTTTTACACCAACTTCGGTGAAATTAAATTTGATGTCTGGGATACTGCCggccaagaaaaattcgGTGGTTTAAGAGACGGTTACTACATTAACGCCCAATGTGCCATCATCATGTTCGATGTTACTTCCAGAATTACTTACAAGAACGTTCCAAACTGGCACAGGGATTTAGTCCGTGTTTGTGAAAACATCCCAATTGTCTTGTGTGGTAACAAGGTCGATgtcaaagaaagaaaggTCAAGGCCAAGACTATCACTTTCCacagaaagaaaaacttgCAATACTACGATATTTCTGCCAAGTCCAACTACAACTTTGAAAAGCCTTTCTTATGGTTGGCCAGAAAATTGGCTGGTAACCCACAATTAGAATTTGTTGCTTCTCCAGCTTTAGCCCCACCAGAAGTCCAAGTCGATGAACAATTGATGCAACAATACCAACAAGAAATGGAACAAGCTACTGCTTTGCCATTGcctgatgaagatgatgcTGATTTATAA
- the GCD7 gene encoding translation initiation factor eIF2B subunit beta (Beta subunit of translation initiation factor eIF2B; the guanine-nucleotide exchange factor for eIF2; activity subsequently regulated by phosphorylated eIF2; first identified as negative regulator of GCN4 expression; mutations in human ortholog EIF2B2 cause fatal brain disease childhood ataxia with central nervous system hypomyelination (CACH); human ortholog can complement yeast mutant, allows growth down-regulation of yeast gene) produces MSSQAFTSVHPNAATSDVNVTIDTFVAKLKRRQVQGSYAIALETLQLLMRFISAARWNHVNDLIEQIRDLGNSLEKAHPTAFSCGNVIRRILAVLRDEVEEDTMSTTVTSTSVAEPLISSMFNLLQKPEQPHQNRKNSSGSSSMKTKTDYRQVAIQGIKDLIDEIKNIDEGIQQIAIDLIHDHEILLTPTPDSKTVLKFLITARERSNRTFTVLVTEGFPNNTKNAHEFAKKLAQHNIETLVVPDSAVFALMSRVGKVIIGTKAVFVNGGTISSNSGVSSVCECAREFRTPVFAVAGLYKLSPLYPFDVEKFVEFGGSQRILPRMDPRKRLDTVNQITDYVPPENIDIYITNVGGFNPSFIYRIAWDNYKQIDVHLDKNKA; encoded by the coding sequence ATGTCCTCTCAAGCATTCACTTCAGTACATCCGAATGCGGCAACATCTGATGTGAATGTTACCATTGACACTTTCGTTGCTAAGTTAAAAAGAAGACAAGTGCAAGGTTCATACGCCATCGCCTTGGAAACTTTACAACTGTTAATGCGATTTATCTCTGCAGCTCGTTGGAACCATGTTAATGACCTTATTGAACAAATCAGAGATTTAGGTAATAGTCTAGAAAAAGCTCATCCTACTGCTTTCAGTTGCGGTAACGTAATTAGAAGAATACTGGCTGTTTTGAGGGATGAAGTAGAAGAAGACACTATGAGCACAACTGTCACATCCACATCCGTTGCTGAACCTTTGATTTCCTCTATGTTTAATTTATTACAGAAACCGGAGCAACCTCATcagaatagaaaaaatagttCAGGGAGCTCTAGTATGAAAACCAAGACTGATTACCGTCAAGTAGCCATTCAGGGTATCAAGGATCTTATAGATGAGATAAAAAACATTGATGAAGGTATTCAGCAAATTGCTATTGATTTGATTCACGATCATGAGATTTTATTAACTCCCACACCTGATTCAAAAACCGTATTAAAATTTCTGATTACTGCTCGCGAACGTAGTAATAGAACATTTACGGTTTTAGTTACAGAGGGGTTCCCTAATAACACCAAGAATGCACATGAGTTTGCCAAAAAATTAGCACAGCACAACATAGAAACCCTAGTAGTCCCAGACTCAGCTGTTTTTGCTTTAATGTCCCGTGTGGGTAAGGTTATTATCGGCACTAAAGCCGTTTTTGTCAATGGGGGGACTATCTCGTCAAATTCAGGTGTATCATCCGTTTGTGAATGCGCCCGAGAATTTAGAACCCCTGTATTTGCTGTTGCAGGTTTGTATAAGCTTTCTCCTCTATATCCGTTCGACGTAGAGAAGTTTGTCGAATTTGGTGGGTCCCAACGTATATTACCTAGAATGgatccaagaaaaagattagATACAGTTAATCAAATTACCGATTATGTTCCGcctgaaaatattgatatCTACATTACAAACGTCGGTGGGTTCAATCCAAGTTTTATATATCGTATTGCGTGGGATAATTACAAGCAAATTGATGTGCATTTGGATAAAAATAAGGCGTGA
- a CDS encoding uncharacterized protein (hypothetical protein; green fluorescent protein (GFP)-fusion protein localizes to the cytoplasm; YLR287C is not an essential gene), which yields MSTGSSDRKDDVKLLELLNSIDEQFLVPYKKPEDLRKISSTTKLQGSTPTKELDKLASVLKAHCTKIGIVCKPGTFDNNHKVVITEIQNFSRPLFYLLSLFPLFYNNKDCPKYFTDQLDESTLQLLDGLRDFIAELQERLKNDENASLDKERLTSVGKIFNACDSLSNCSKAGPYGILANILKDNVAIMDDTMNEIKEWLEEPDFSANSDDIFLDFEDSESESDSQKEEFDQEKVYENIKLFFDGFTRKIKLIKLLVSTFRKTLVSKDFTPKRNQAETLDSIHTYLKEIQLLLDEVVSTVQFEPKNFTNEEVKEEQAALVAVTKKVLIQMSKLYEGDPKRKKWIDTWEIKFNELF from the coding sequence ATGTCTACTGGAAGCAGTGATAGAAAGGATGACGTCAAATTATTGGAACTGCTGAATTCTATAGATGAACAGTTTTTAGTGCCATACAAAAAGCCGGAAGACTTGCGTAAAATCTCCTCTACTACCAAACTACAAGGTTCCACCCCAACTAAGGAACTAGACAAATTAGCCTCTGTATTGAAGGCACATTGCACAAAAATAGGTATTGTTTGCAAGCCAGGAACTTTTGATAACAATCATAAAGTTGTGATTACCGAAATCCAAAATTTTAGTAGGCCATTATTCTACTTACTAAGTTTATTCCCTTTGTTTTACAATAACAAGGATTGCCCCAAATACTTTACAGACCAACTGGATGAAAGTACGCTACAATTGCTCGATGGCTTGAGAGATTTCATTGCCGAATTACAAgaaagattgaaaaatgacGAAAATGCATCTCTAGACAAAGAAAGGTTAACCTCAGTTGGTAAAATATTCAATGCGTGCGATTCTCTCTCTAATTGTTCCAAGGCTGGACCTTATGGGATCCTAGCAAACATCTTAAAAGATAATGTGGCCATAATGGACGATACAAtgaatgaaataaaagagtGGCTTGAGGAACCCGATTTTTCAGCAAACTCGGACGATatatttttggattttgAGGATTCAGAATCCGAATCTGATTCACAGAAAGAGGAATTTGACCAGGAAAAGGTCTATGAAAATATAAAGTTGTTTTTCGATGGGTTTACGAGGAAGATAAAGCTAATCAAATTACTTGTATCAACTTTCAGGAAAACTCTGGTGTCAAAAGATTTTACTCCTAAGAGGAATCAAGCAGAAACTTTAGACAGTATACATACATATCTGAAGGAAATACAGTTACTTTTGGATGAAGTGGTATCCACTGTACAATTTGAGCCGAAGAACTTTACCAATGAGGAggtaaaagaagaacaggCTGCATTAGTTGCAGTAACTAAAAAAGTTCTTATCCAAATGAGTAAACTATATGAAGGTGatccaaaaagaaagaaatggaTTGACACATGGGAGATAAAATTCAATGAATTGTTTTAG
- the GUF1 gene encoding GTPase GUF1 (Mitochondrial matrix GTPase; associates with mitochondrial ribosomes; important for translation under temperature and nutrient stress; may have a role in translational fidelity; similar to bacterial LepA elongation factor), with product MLKFRIRPVRHIRCYKRHAYFLRYNHTTTPAQKLQAQIEQIPLENYRNFSIVAHVDHGKSTLSDRLLEITHVIDPNARNKQVLDKLEVERERGITIKAQTCSMFYKDKRTGKNYLLHLIDTPGHVDFRGEVSRSYASCGGAILLVDASQGIQAQTVANFYLAFSLGLKLIPVINKIDLNFTDVKQVKDQIVNNFELPEEDIIGVSAKTGLNVEELLLPAIIDRIPPPTGRPDKPFRALLVDSWYDAYLGAVLLVNIVDGSVRKNDKVICAQTKEKYEVKDIGIMYPDRTSTGTLKTGQVGYLVLGMKDSKEAKIGDTIMHLSKVNETEVLPGFEEQKPMVFVGAFPADGIEFKAMDDDMSRLVLNDRSVTLERETSNALGQGWRLGFLGSLHASVFRERLEKEYGSKLIITQPTVPYLVEFTDGKKKLITNPDEFPDGATKRVNVAAFHEPFIEAVMTLPQEYLGSVIRLCDSNRGEQIDITYLNTNGQVMLKYYLPLSHLVDDFFGKLKSVSRGFASLDYEDAGYRISDVVKLQLLVNGNAIDALSRVLHKSEVERVGREWVKKFKEYVKSQLYEVVIQARANNKIIARETIKARRKDVLQKLHASDVSRRKKLLAKQKEGKKHMKTVGNIQINQEAYQAFLRR from the coding sequence ATGCTGAAATTTAGAATTAGGCCAGTGAGacatatacggtgttatAAACGACACGCATATTTCTTACGATATAACCATACGACTACCCCTGCACAGAAGTTACAAGCACAGATCGAGCAAATACCTCTCGAAAATTACAGAAATTTCTCTATAGTTGCCCATGTTGACCATGGGAAGTCAACCTTAAGTGACAGACTGCTGGAAATAACGCATGTCATCGATCCCAATGCGAGAAATAAACAAGTTTTGGATAAATTGGAAGTCGAAAGAGAAAGAGGTATTACTATAAAGGCGCAAACATGTTCGATGTTTTATAAAGATAAGAGGACCGGAAAAAACTATCTTTTACATTTAATTGACACGCCAGGACATGTGGACTTCAGAGGTGAAGTTTCACGGTCATATGCGTCTTGTGGGGGAGCAATTCTTTTGGTTGATGCATCACAAGGCATACAAGCACAGACGGTTGCtaatttttatttagcCTTCAGTTTAGGATTGAAATTAATTCCAGTAATAAACAAAATTGATCTAAATTTTACAGATGTTAAACAGGTAAAGGATCAGATAGTGAATAACTTTGAGCTCCCCGAGGAAGATATAATCGGAGTAAGTGCTAAAACAGGATTAAATGTAGAGGAACTGTTACTACCGGCTATAATTGATCGTATACCACCACCAACGGGGAGGCCTGATAAACCCTTCAGAGCATTATTAGTGGATTCTTGGTACGACGCATACTTAGGAGCGGTTCTTCTAGTGAATATTGTTGATGGTTCTGTACGTAAAAATGACAAGGTTATTTGTGCTCagacaaaagaaaaatacgaAGTCAAAGATATTGGAATCATGTATCCTGACAGAACCTCTACAGGTACGCTAAAGACAGGACAGGTTGGCTATCTAGTGCTGGGAATGAAGGATTCtaaagaagcaaaaattGGAGATACTATAATGCATTTAAGTAAAGTAAATGAAACGGAAGTACTTCCCGgatttgaagaacaaaaacCCATGGTATTTGTGGGTGCTTTCCCGGCTGATGGGATTGAATTCAAAGCCATGGATGATGATATGAGTAGACTTGTCCTCAACGATAGGTCAGTTACTTTGGAACGTGAGACCTCCAATGCTTTGGGTCAAGGTTGGAGATTGGGCTTTTTAGGATCTTTACATGCATCTGTTTTTCGTGAACGACTAGAAAAAGAGTATGGTTCGAAATTGATCATTACTCAACCCACAGTTCCTTATTTGGTGGAGTTTACCGATGGTAAGAAAAAGCTTATAACAAATCCGGATGAGTTTCCAGACGGAGCAACAAAGAGGGTGAACGTTGCTGCTTTCCATGAACCGTTTATAGAGGCAGTTATGACATTGCCCCAGGAATATTTAGGTAGTGTCATACGCTTATGCGATAGTAATAGAGGAGAACAAATTGATATAACATACCTAAACACCAATGGACAAGTGATGTTAAAATATTACCTTCCGCTATCGCATCTAGTTGATGActtttttggtaaattAAAATCGGTGTCCAGAGGATTTGCCTCTTTAGATTATGAGGATGCTGGCTATAGAATTTCTGATGTTGTAAAACTGCAACTCTTGGTTAATGGAAATGCGATTGATGCCTTGTCAAGAGTACTTCATAAATCGGAAGTAGAGAGAGTGGGTAGAGAATGGGTGAAGAAGTTTAAAGAGTATGTTAAATCACAATTATATGAGGTCGTTATACAGGCCCGAGCTAATAACAAGATAATAGCTAGAGAAACAATTAAggcaagaagaaaagatgtTCTCCAAAAGCTGCATGCTTCTGATGTCTCACgaaggaaaaaacttttggCGAAACAGAAAGAGGGTAAAAAGCATATGAAAACTGTAGGTAATATTCAAATCAACCAAGAGGCATATCAGGCTTTTTTGCGCCGTTAG
- the SEC72 gene encoding Sec63 complex subunit SEC72 (Non-essential subunit of Sec63 complex; with Sec61 complex, Kar2p/BiP and Lhs1p forms a channel competent for SRP-dependent and post-translational SRP-independent protein targeting and translocation into the ER; other members are Sec63p, Sec62p, and Sec66p) produces the protein MVTLEYNANSKLITASDAVVALSTETNIDQINVLTTSLIGETNPNFTPQPNEALSKMIKGLFESGMKNLQQKKLNEALKNVSLAIEMAQRKRAPWEAFAIQLPELHFMLRSKIDLCLILGKHLEALQDLDFLLGTGLIQPDVFVRKADCLLKLRQWEEARATCERGLALAPEDMKLRALLIETARNLAEYNGE, from the coding sequence ATGGTTACCCTTGAATACAATGCAAACAGTAAACTGATCACTGCGAGTGATGCTGTTGTTGCACTATCTACCGAAACTAATATCGATCAAATAAATGTTCTCACTACATCTTTGATTGGAGAAACCAACCCAAATTTTACACCACAACCGAATGAAGCTCTAAGCAAAATGATCAAGGGTTTATTTGAAAGTGGTATGAAGAATttacaacaaaaaaaattgaatgaGGCATTGAAGAATGTTTCTTTAGCAATCGAAATGGcacaaagaaaaagagcGCCTTGGGAAGCTTTTGCTATTCAGCTACCAGAGCTACACTTTATGCTTCGTAGTAAAATAGATTTATGTTTAATACTCGGAAAGCATTTAGAGGCGTTGCAAGACTTGGATTTCTTACTTGGTACGGGACTTATCCAACCAGACGTATTTGTCAGGAAGGCGGACTGTTTGCTAAAATTGAGACAGTGGGAAGAGGCTAGGGCAACATGCGAGAGAGGTTTAGCTTTAGCCCCAGAGGATATGAAACTTAGAGCCCTTTTAATAGAAACTGCAAGAAATCTGGCCGAATATAACGGTGAATAA
- the COQ11 gene encoding ubiquinone biosynthesis protein COQ11 (Putative oxidoreductase, subunit of Coenzyme Q biosynthetic complexes; required for synthesis of wild-type levels of Coenzyme Q (ubiquinone); member of the short-chain dehydrogenase/reductase (SDR) superfamily; orthologous gene in some other fungi is fused to the COQ10 ortholog), translating to MIPKLIVFGGNGFLGKRICQEAVTSGYQVVSVSRSGKAPHSNELNDKQWMQEVQWTAADIFKPDSYHELLNNATNVVHSLGILLENENYKQTLSKSPTYDSKSRLLSFGAGPNPLKKSSPYFTYEMMNKQSAIILADTFKQKILKKSKKEQEKANQRSFTYISADKGFPLIPSGYINSKREAEIELEKMQRYFRPIIVRPGFMFDEHRNAIGPRSFIHTALELLYCGNKFLLRNKLQLLNDLIRPTVSTQQVSKSVLKNIENPDFKGVVTLEEILKA from the coding sequence ATGATACCAAAGCTTATAGTTTTTGGAGGCAATGGATTTTTAGGTAAAAGAATTTGTCAAGAAGCAGTGACTTCGGGCTACCAAGTCGTTTCTGTGTCAAGGTCCGGTAAAGCTCCTCATAGCAATGAATTAAATGATAAGCAATGGATGCAGGAGGTCCAATGGACCGCTGCTGACATTTTTAAGCCTGATTCTTACCATGAATTATTGAATAATGCTACTAACGTAGTTCATTCTTTGGGAATCCTCctagaaaatgaaaattataAGCAAACTCTATCCAAATCCCCTACATATGATTCAAAATCACGCCTTCTATCTTTTGGTGCAGGTCCAAatcctttaaaaaaaagcagtCCTTATTTTACTTATGAAATGATGAATAAGCAAAGTGCTATTATTTTGGCAGATACatttaaacaaaaaatcctaaagaaaagcaaaaaggagcaagaaaaagcaaatcaAAGATCTTTTACGTATATTTCCGCCGATAAAGGTTTCCCATTGATTCCTAGTGGCTATATTAATTCGAAAAGAGAGGCGGAGATTGAACTAGAAAAAATGCAGAGATATTTCAGGCCTATTATTGTGAGACCCGGTTTTATGTTCGATGAGCACAGAAATGCAATTGGACCACGGTCTTTTATTCATACTGCACTTGAACTACTTTACTGCGGTAACAAATTTCTATTGAGAAATAAGCTGCAGCTTTTGAACGACTTGATTAGGCCAACAGTATCCACTCAGCAGGTAAGCAAATCCGTCCTGAAAAATATCGAAAACCCAGATTTTAAAGGGGTAGTTACACTTGAGGAAATACTTAAAGCATAA
- the ATP14 gene encoding F1F0 ATP synthase subunit h (Subunit h of the F0 sector of mitochondrial F1F0 ATP synthase; F1F0 ATP synthase is a large, evolutionarily conserved enzyme complex required for ATP synthesis; protein abundance increases in response to DNA replication stress), with product MFPIASRRILLNASVLPLRLCNRNFTTTRISYNVIQDLYLRELKDTKLAPSTLQDAEGNVKPWNPPQKPNLPELELQGPEALKAYTEQNVETAHVAKESEEGESEPIEEDWLVLDDAEETKESH from the coding sequence ATGTTCCCTATCGCTTCCAGAAGAATACTGCTCAATGCTTCAGTTCTGCCATTGAGACTGTGCAATAGAAATTTCACTACCACAAGAATATCCTACAACGTCATACAAGATTTGTATTTGAGGGAACTAAAAGACACCAAACTGGCTCCAAGTACCTTGCAAGATGCTGAAGGTAATGTTAAGCCTTGGAACCCACCACAAAAACCAAATCTACCAGAATTGGAACTTCAAGGCCCAGAGGCTTTAAAGGCTTACACCGAGCAAAATGTAGAAACTGCTCATGTTGCTAAAGAGTCTGAAGAGGGTGAGTCAGAGCCAATTGAAGAGGATTGGCTAGTTTTGGATGATGCTGAGGAAACCAAAGAAAGTCATTGA